In Sebaldella termitidis ATCC 33386, one DNA window encodes the following:
- a CDS encoding aliphatic sulfonate ABC transporter substrate-binding protein, with amino-acid sequence MKKIIFLIVIFNLFISCQKEKIEIKKVRIGFPGSVNVLDGVAGIAQQKKFIENELKNIGYEVEYINFSGNGPAVNEALIGGKIDVAIYAEVPGIILKSKGIDNSLYAIADNHINAGIIVKKGSTIKSVSDLKGKKIAFPKGTYIHRFVIEILKRNGLSENDVEFLQISSDAESALLGGSVDAVAFTETFTERLTRDKGLTEIIADTEKNPDLAGKSIFVGNNNYTKKNPEAIEAVLKGLKKGVDFIFENEDEAYRILAESHNMNVNTVRKIYDFNKDNINKRYMINITPEIIFQLEQCKEFLLENNLITKDFSIEEWSDKSFYDKVF; translated from the coding sequence ATGAAAAAAATAATATTTTTAATAGTAATTTTCAATTTATTCATATCATGTCAAAAAGAAAAAATAGAAATAAAAAAAGTAAGAATTGGCTTTCCAGGCAGTGTTAATGTACTGGATGGAGTGGCAGGAATTGCACAACAAAAAAAATTCATAGAAAATGAATTAAAAAATATAGGTTATGAAGTTGAGTATATTAATTTTTCCGGAAATGGGCCGGCAGTAAATGAAGCATTAATCGGAGGAAAAATTGATGTGGCAATTTATGCTGAAGTTCCCGGAATAATTTTAAAATCAAAAGGTATTGATAATTCTTTATATGCAATTGCAGATAACCACATAAATGCAGGAATTATAGTCAAAAAAGGCTCTACTATAAAATCTGTCTCTGATTTAAAAGGAAAAAAAATAGCATTTCCAAAAGGCACTTATATACACAGATTTGTGATAGAAATACTTAAAAGAAACGGACTTTCTGAAAATGATGTAGAATTTTTACAAATATCTTCTGATGCAGAATCTGCATTACTAGGGGGAAGTGTAGATGCTGTGGCCTTCACGGAAACTTTTACAGAAAGACTTACTAGAGACAAGGGCTTGACTGAGATTATAGCTGATACTGAAAAAAATCCGGATTTAGCCGGAAAAAGTATATTCGTAGGAAATAATAATTATACTAAAAAAAATCCAGAAGCAATAGAAGCAGTACTAAAAGGTTTGAAAAAAGGTGTAGATTTTATTTTTGAAAATGAAGATGAAGCCTATAGAATTTTAGCAGAATCACATAATATGAATGTAAATACTGTCAGAAAAATTTATGATTTTAATAAGGATAATATAAATAAACGCTATATGATAAATATTACACCTGAAATAATATTTCAATTAGAGCAGTGCAAAGAATTTTTACTGGAAAATAACCTAATTACAAAAGATTTTTCTATAGAAGAATGGAGTGATAAATCTTTTTATGATAAAGTATTTTAA
- a CDS encoding ABC transporter permease yields MEILTEKIRINPKKAAFYFISGFVNKGLGIFNYIALPVIIVIFWISATKNELFSPVILPSIAMVFTSLISQISSGQIFQDVLISLSRVMQGYGIGLILGVFMGTLMGISGSTNKFFSGTFDAIRQIPPLAWIPLVILWFGIGETSKVILIAKASFFPILLNTISGIKSTPKAYIEVAKLYNKNSWKIFRQIYLPYALPNIFVGLRLGLSSAWMTVIAAELIASTSGIGYRINDARNLLQSDVVITGIIVVGLLGVIMDRILDRILRELTPWNTTK; encoded by the coding sequence ATGGAAATTTTGACTGAAAAAATAAGAATAAATCCAAAAAAAGCAGCATTTTATTTCATTTCAGGTTTTGTAAATAAAGGATTAGGAATATTCAACTATATAGCATTGCCGGTGATTATAGTTATATTTTGGATAAGTGCCACAAAAAATGAACTATTTTCACCGGTTATTTTACCATCAATAGCAATGGTTTTTACTTCCCTGATATCACAAATTAGCTCGGGGCAGATATTTCAGGATGTATTGATTAGTTTATCCAGAGTAATGCAAGGATATGGAATTGGTTTGATTCTAGGAGTTTTTATGGGTACATTAATGGGAATATCCGGAAGTACAAATAAATTTTTTTCAGGAACATTTGACGCAATAAGACAGATTCCTCCTCTTGCATGGATACCCTTAGTTATTCTGTGGTTTGGTATAGGTGAAACTTCAAAAGTAATTTTAATAGCAAAAGCCTCATTTTTTCCAATTTTATTAAATACTATATCAGGAATAAAATCAACACCAAAAGCTTATATTGAAGTAGCGAAACTATATAATAAAAACAGCTGGAAAATTTTCAGACAGATATATTTACCTTATGCGCTGCCAAATATTTTTGTAGGTCTCAGACTAGGTTTAAGCTCGGCATGGATGACTGTGATAGCTGCGGAATTAATAGCTTCTACATCCGGAATAGGTTACAGGATAAATGATGCAAGAAATTTACTCCAGTCTGATGTAGTAATTACAGGAATAATAGTAGTCGGTCTGCTGGGAGTCATAATGGACAGGATATTAGACCGTATATTAAGAGAACTTACACCATGGAATACTACAAAATAA
- a CDS encoding MerR family transcriptional regulator, protein MNYSINDVAVRFKLSVHTIRFYDKKGLLPFVLRNQKGNRVFTESDLNMIQTICCLKDTGMPIRDIKKYIDLCMKGTETIALRNELLNKHKKEILKQIDMLKDNLSLLNLKIEAYESSNAVEIITERLKKAAEEKRISNLK, encoded by the coding sequence ATGAATTATTCAATTAATGATGTAGCAGTACGTTTTAAACTTTCCGTACATACAATACGTTTTTATGATAAAAAAGGTCTTTTACCTTTTGTGCTGCGGAACCAAAAAGGAAATAGGGTTTTTACAGAATCTGATTTAAATATGATACAGACAATATGTTGTTTAAAAGATACAGGAATGCCAATCCGTGATATTAAAAAATATATTGATTTATGTATGAAAGGAACAGAAACAATTGCACTTCGTAATGAATTACTAAATAAACATAAAAAAGAAATACTTAAACAGATCGATATGCTGAAAGATAACCTAAGTTTATTAAATTTGAAAATTGAGGCATATGAATCATCTAATGCAGTAGAAATAATCACAGAACGCTTAAAGAAAGCTGCTGAGGAAAAACGAATTTCTAATTTAAAATGA
- a CDS encoding TraX family protein, translating to MSSFSLKIIAIIAMTLDHWNIILGGSIYMRILGRLAFPIFSFLIGEGYRHTRNKKNYFLKIFFYSVLLQIPVFLFYSSNEDLNIFFTLATGILFISILENNKMNKLTKFLLVLFLVIGSEYFKFDYGAYGVLSIVIFYNFRERKQKIFWLFLFINIVYIYLDRVFLIQIFSLFSLFLIFKYNGKEGIKNSFISIIQLIYCCYIY from the coding sequence ATGAGTTCTTTTTCGTTAAAGATTATAGCAATAATCGCTATGACATTAGATCATTGGAATATAATTTTGGGTGGTTCTATTTATATGAGAATACTGGGCAGATTAGCATTCCCAATATTTTCTTTTTTAATAGGCGAAGGTTATAGACACACTAGAAATAAAAAAAATTATTTTTTAAAAATATTTTTTTATTCTGTTTTATTGCAAATACCGGTATTTTTGTTTTATTCATCAAATGAAGATTTGAATATATTTTTTACATTAGCAACAGGAATTTTATTTATATCTATATTGGAAAATAACAAAATGAATAAGCTGACAAAATTTTTATTAGTATTATTTTTAGTTATAGGATCAGAATATTTTAAATTTGATTACGGAGCTTACGGAGTTTTATCAATTGTAATTTTTTATAATTTTAGAGAAAGGAAACAGAAAATTTTTTGGTTATTCCTCTTTATAAATATTGTGTATATATATCTAGACAGAGTATTTCTAATTCAAATATTCTCATTGTTCTCTTTATTTTTAATTTTCAAATATAACGGGAAAGAGGGAATAAAAAATTCTTTTATTTCTATTATCCAGCTCATATATTGCTGTTATATTTATTAA
- a CDS encoding ABC transporter ATP-binding protein has protein sequence MSDTILEIKNLEKKFIINKNEIKVLENINIDIKKGEFITIVGHSGCGKSTLLKIIAGLETSDSGIIRLNGQEIKGPGINRGVVFQEHRLLPWLTIKENIEFGLDNLLKKERENISLELLEMVNLLEYKNAYPKQLSGGMAQRVAIARGLASNPEILLLDEPFGALDALTRIKMQKEILKIWSKSNKTMIMITHDIEEAVYLGTRIVILSSKSAGEKIIKVEHPIRDRSSYDFLYIKNKVYRELFEDKNNELEYNI, from the coding sequence TTGTCAGATACAATACTGGAGATTAAAAATCTTGAGAAAAAATTTATTATAAATAAGAATGAGATAAAAGTACTCGAAAATATAAATATTGATATAAAAAAAGGAGAATTTATCACAATAGTCGGACACAGCGGCTGTGGAAAAAGCACTCTGCTAAAAATAATTGCAGGTCTGGAAACCAGTGATTCAGGTATAATCCGTCTAAATGGACAGGAAATAAAAGGTCCCGGTATTAACAGAGGAGTTGTTTTCCAAGAACACAGACTGCTGCCATGGCTTACTATAAAGGAAAATATTGAGTTTGGTTTAGATAATCTTTTGAAAAAAGAAAGAGAGAATATATCATTAGAATTATTAGAAATGGTAAATTTATTAGAATATAAAAATGCTTATCCTAAGCAGCTTTCAGGCGGAATGGCACAAAGAGTGGCAATAGCAAGAGGACTGGCCAGTAATCCCGAAATATTACTGCTTGATGAACCGTTTGGAGCTCTTGATGCTTTGACAAGAATTAAAATGCAGAAAGAGATATTGAAAATTTGGTCTAAAAGCAATAAAACAATGATAATGATAACACATGACATAGAAGAAGCTGTATACTTAGGAACAAGGATTGTTATTTTATCATCAAAATCTGCAGGGGAAAAAATAATAAAGGTCGAACACCCGATAAGAGACAGAAGCAGCTATGATTTTTTATACATAAAAAATAAAGTATACAGAGAACTTTTTGAAGATAAAAATAATGAATTAGAATATAATATTTAG
- a CDS encoding DJ-1/PfpI family protein: protein MKVLLFCAKGFETMEFSVFVDVMGWARNDYDYPVEVETCGFTKTVYSTFNVPVIVDKTIDEISADDYSALAIPGGFEEFGFYEEAYNPALLNLIQAFDIQKKPIASICVAALVLGKSGIITNRKATTYHLKNGYRQKQLAEFGVNVVNERIVIDDNVITSYCPETAADVAFELLNKLCGKEKMLVVKSAMGYR from the coding sequence ATGAAGGTATTACTGTTTTGTGCTAAGGGATTTGAAACAATGGAGTTTAGCGTATTTGTAGATGTTATGGGATGGGCTAGAAATGACTATGATTATCCGGTAGAGGTTGAAACCTGTGGATTTACAAAAACGGTTTATAGCACGTTTAATGTACCGGTTATTGTTGATAAAACAATTGATGAGATTTCAGCTGATGATTACAGTGCTTTGGCGATACCGGGTGGTTTTGAAGAATTTGGCTTTTATGAGGAAGCATATAATCCGGCACTTTTAAATTTGATTCAGGCGTTTGATATTCAGAAAAAGCCGATAGCCTCCATTTGTGTTGCTGCTTTAGTACTGGGTAAAAGCGGAATTATAACAAATAGGAAAGCTACAACCTATCATCTGAAGAACGGTTATCGTCAAAAGCAATTAGCAGAATTTGGGGTAAACGTAGTGAATGAACGCATTGTCATAGATGATAATGTTATTACGTCTTATTGTCCGGAGACTGCTGCTGATGTTGCATTTGAGTTACTAAATAAACTTTGCGGCAAAGAGAAAATGCTTGTTGTAAAGAGTGCAATGGGATATAGATAA
- a CDS encoding nitrite/sulfite reductase has protein sequence MDIYNFLNVLDIINTEKGETEFSKIRSSYGVYLERTGNFMVRGRVNSGEITPEQGIKLISLGRRLNKESIHITTRQDIQFHDISKEELKITAKELEELGFSVVGTGGNTIRNIVISPKSGYENEEFDVSVHVKEVSKKLKDAGIKNDFPRKYKIAFSNNETDDINAQINDLGFIAIKKNDIKGFKVYGGGGMGKNPRQGILLQDFITEEEVYVSITAMAELFNKYGNRENKHKARIRYILDNFGETKFKEEYLKLFFEKSKEKDLKLNLDNSSNKFEYTNKENLYLHPLHGKLKINDLEKIIIFIKEIKYKTKIRLTNTQGLYILGLNKEDKKKGEEIFYDLYNQHKVLSLTACTGASTCTLGFLKTDILVKEIIEFLKTKNEKVLEILPNIGISGCINSCGQHLIFPIGFMGKKRKTENGNQLDIYEIFLGGRRAEVLKIGESYGDIERSKIKDFLFYLGEKILESKKDYQTFVDENKIEIENFLNYFK, from the coding sequence ATGGATATCTATAATTTTTTAAACGTATTAGATATTATCAACACAGAGAAAGGAGAAACGGAATTTTCCAAAATCCGCTCATCTTATGGGGTTTATCTGGAAAGAACAGGGAATTTTATGGTAAGAGGCAGGGTCAATAGTGGCGAGATAACTCCGGAGCAGGGAATAAAATTAATTTCTCTCGGAAGGAGGTTAAACAAAGAAAGTATACATATTACTACAAGACAGGACATACAGTTTCATGATATATCTAAGGAAGAATTAAAAATAACAGCAAAAGAACTGGAAGAATTAGGCTTTTCCGTAGTTGGAACAGGCGGGAATACTATTAGAAATATTGTAATTTCACCTAAAAGCGGTTATGAAAATGAAGAATTTGATGTTAGCGTTCACGTAAAGGAAGTCAGTAAAAAGCTTAAAGATGCGGGAATAAAAAACGATTTTCCCAGAAAATACAAAATAGCCTTTTCAAATAATGAAACAGATGACATAAATGCCCAAATAAATGATTTAGGATTTATAGCAATTAAAAAAAATGATATAAAAGGCTTCAAAGTATATGGCGGCGGCGGAATGGGGAAAAATCCCAGACAGGGTATTCTGCTTCAGGATTTTATTACTGAGGAAGAAGTTTATGTTTCCATAACTGCTATGGCTGAATTATTTAATAAATACGGAAACAGAGAAAATAAGCATAAAGCCAGAATAAGATATATTCTGGATAATTTTGGAGAAACAAAATTTAAGGAAGAATATTTAAAATTATTTTTTGAAAAATCAAAAGAAAAAGATCTAAAACTAAATTTAGATAACTCCAGCAATAAATTTGAATATACAAATAAAGAAAATCTTTACTTACATCCGTTACATGGAAAACTTAAAATAAATGACCTTGAAAAAATAATAATTTTTATAAAAGAAATCAAATATAAAACAAAAATAAGATTAACAAATACACAGGGACTGTACATTCTCGGGCTCAATAAAGAAGACAAAAAAAAAGGAGAGGAAATATTCTACGATCTTTATAATCAGCATAAAGTATTATCTTTAACAGCTTGTACAGGTGCCAGTACATGCACCTTGGGGTTTTTGAAAACAGATATATTAGTGAAAGAAATAATAGAATTTTTAAAAACAAAAAATGAAAAAGTATTGGAAATACTTCCAAACATAGGGATTTCAGGATGTATAAATTCATGCGGCCAACATCTAATATTTCCAATTGGATTTATGGGAAAAAAAAGAAAAACTGAAAATGGTAATCAATTAGATATATATGAAATATTTCTGGGAGGCCGAAGAGCAGAAGTTTTAAAAATCGGAGAATCATATGGGGATATTGAAAGAAGTAAAATAAAGGATTTTTTATTTTATTTAGGCGAGAAGATTTTAGAATCAAAAAAAGATTATCAAACATTTGTAGATGAAAACAAAATAGAAATAGAGAATTTTTTAAATTATTTCAAATAA
- a CDS encoding aryl-sulfate sulfotransferase: protein MGHPTVYPTGVTIYNSDKAWNGYTIIQACELGAVLLDMNGKELRLWEGLHGFPNKIFPGGHILGHSGSRNPKYGMQDMIDLIQIDWEGNIVWKFNRYEYIKDGENEAEWMARAHHDYQREGSSTGYYSPGQEPKINSGNTLILVHKNLYNKKISDKLLLDDAIIEVDWEGNVIWEWICSDHFDELGFDEAAKNVLFRDPNMRKAGEGMGDWMHINSMSTLGPNKWYDQGDERFHPDNIIWDARESNIIAIIEKRSGKIVWKLGPDYSKEELKHIGWIIGQHHAHMIPKGLPGEGNILVFDNGGWGGYGEINPMSKIGQKNALRDYSRILEINPVTLDIVWQYTPAEAGFPHPTDSFRFYSPYISSAQRLENGNTLIDEGADGRIFEVTPEHEIVWEFISPYWGKTTKNNMIYRAYRIPYDWIPQLEKPEEKSITAPDIRNFRLPNAAKTGAASIIKVEGLRPYEDSSDALCIIVDQENIKRSPKLFTIDREIFTENNTAEKKEAENRNEEKILVLFGAERCVHCKNLYLILVKIISKYKNKLKFEYIDVDKKTEFIEKYQIRGIPTLIVFEKGKILAQSYGEKSEAELIEFFNDIENRFL, encoded by the coding sequence ATGGGACACCCGACAGTTTATCCTACAGGAGTAACTATTTATAATTCTGACAAGGCATGGAACGGATATACGATAATACAGGCATGTGAGCTGGGAGCGGTATTATTAGATATGAATGGAAAAGAGCTGCGTTTATGGGAAGGGCTGCATGGATTTCCAAATAAAATATTTCCGGGCGGACATATTTTAGGACATTCGGGAAGCAGGAACCCAAAGTATGGAATGCAGGATATGATAGATCTTATCCAAATAGACTGGGAAGGAAATATTGTATGGAAATTTAACAGATACGAATATATAAAAGATGGTGAGAATGAGGCTGAGTGGATGGCAAGGGCACATCATGACTATCAAAGAGAAGGAAGTTCAACAGGATATTACTCACCTGGCCAGGAACCTAAAATTAACAGCGGAAATACACTTATTTTAGTACATAAAAATTTATATAATAAAAAAATCTCAGATAAGCTTCTTTTAGATGACGCTATAATAGAAGTAGACTGGGAAGGAAACGTAATATGGGAATGGATTTGCAGTGATCATTTTGATGAGTTAGGATTTGATGAAGCGGCTAAAAATGTCTTATTCAGAGATCCTAATATGAGAAAAGCCGGAGAAGGCATGGGAGACTGGATGCATATAAATTCAATGTCAACTTTGGGTCCTAATAAATGGTATGATCAGGGAGACGAGAGATTTCACCCCGATAATATCATATGGGATGCAAGAGAGTCTAATATTATAGCAATAATTGAAAAGAGGAGCGGTAAAATAGTCTGGAAATTAGGCCCTGATTATTCTAAAGAGGAATTAAAACACATCGGCTGGATAATAGGTCAGCATCATGCTCATATGATACCTAAGGGATTACCGGGTGAAGGAAATATACTGGTTTTTGATAATGGAGGCTGGGGAGGATATGGAGAAATAAATCCAATGTCAAAAATTGGGCAGAAAAATGCCTTGAGAGATTATTCGAGAATATTGGAAATAAATCCGGTAACACTTGATATTGTGTGGCAGTATACGCCAGCAGAAGCAGGATTTCCACATCCTACAGATTCATTTAGATTTTATAGTCCTTATATCAGCAGTGCACAAAGGCTGGAGAATGGCAACACATTAATTGATGAAGGTGCAGACGGGAGAATATTTGAGGTTACTCCGGAACATGAAATAGTGTGGGAATTTATTTCTCCGTACTGGGGGAAAACTACAAAAAATAATATGATTTATCGGGCATACAGAATACCATATGATTGGATACCCCAGCTAGAAAAACCAGAAGAAAAATCAATAACAGCACCAGATATAAGGAATTTCAGACTTCCTAATGCTGCAAAAACGGGAGCTGCTTCAATAATAAAAGTAGAAGGGCTAAGACCTTATGAAGACAGCAGCGATGCTCTTTGTATCATAGTTGATCAGGAAAATATAAAAAGGAGTCCTAAATTATTTACAATAGACAGAGAAATTTTTACAGAAAATAATACAGCAGAAAAGAAAGAAGCAGAAAATCGTAATGAAGAAAAAATATTGGTTTTATTTGGAGCGGAGAGATGTGTACATTGCAAAAATCTATATTTGATTTTAGTCAAAATTATTTCAAAGTATAAGAATAAACTTAAATTTGAGTATATTGATGTAGATAAAAAAACTGAATTTATAGAGAAATACCAGATAAGAGGAATTCCGACATTAATAGTTTTTGAAAAAGGTAAAATTTTAGCTCAAAGTTACGGAGAAAAAAGCGAGGCTGAACTAATAGAATTTTTTAATGATATTGAAAATCGTTTTTTATGA